One region of Leishmania panamensis strain MHOM/PA/94/PSC-1 chromosome 28 sequence genomic DNA includes:
- a CDS encoding RNA binding protein, putative (TriTrypDB/GeneDB-style sysID: LpmP.28.0160) produces MPEGLTRKERRRWETRQQLERQMSRLNSSAVAAKEMIVEAAAQHRDTASDFGNDNAAAASEPKLRHDPKFKNGTFWRDRKEKRARTLFLGGIPFSFSVKQVKDFISTVLDFDQGSSDYVDQIGKDAEVVDEVDMLPVKHHSKVKHMYVTMASVSLAGCAAALLDGYKVEGRVLRCNFAANKSEREEAIRRRTVAQR; encoded by the coding sequence ATGCCGGAGGGTCTGACTCGGAAGGAACGCCGGCGCTGGGAaacgaggcagcagctggagcgccAGATGTCGCGACTGAACTCGAGTGCTGTGGCTGCAAAGGAGATGATCGTggaggcagctgcgcagcaccgcgacACGGCAAGTGATTTCGGCAATGACAAtgcggctgccgcgtcaGAGCCGAAACTGCGGCACGACCCCAAGTTCAAGAACGGCACATTTTGGCGTGAtcgaaaggaaaagagggcgcGGACGCTTTTCCTTGGTGGCATACCCTTCTCATTCTCGGTGAAGCAGGTGAAGGACTTCATTAGCACCGTGCTGGACTTTGATCAGGGCTCCAGCGATTACGTGGATCAGATTGGCAAGgacgcggaggtggtggatgaGGTAGACATGCTACCGGTAAAGCACCATAGTAAGGTCAAGCACATGTATGTGACCATGGCAtccgtctctctcgccggctgcgccgcagcgctgctggacgGATACAaagtggaggggagggtgctACGGTGTAACTTTGCAGCGAATAAGTCAGAGCGCGAAGAGGCAATCCGGCGACGAACTGTCGCACAGCGATGA